A single Crateriforma conspicua DNA region contains:
- a CDS encoding mandelate racemase/muconate lactonizing enzyme family protein, translated as MSSTTKIATIRTYHLRDHLEEPFGFSQWYYDTRNTLWVEIVAEDGTAGWGECYGPSEVYQTAIDRFYAPRLLGQDALATDRNWQLMWRASLDFARGGVMMGAMSGMDMALWDLRGKILNQSVCEMMGGRHSDTVPCYATGMYFKEMPEDDLIRSIVDEASTYQQQGFAALKIKVGKNPNFDTQQVESLRHALPDMTMMADSNHAFDLPEAIRMGRVLEANDFRWFEEPLSPEFENQFRQLQDKLDIPIATGECEQTRFGFERLLRTGGVQIAQPDLAYCGGPSEALKIRTLASAKGINVIPHAWGTMLNLASATHFLASGYREPGRKEIDALMLEYDRTPNALRDELFDIPVVVENGVATVPTGPGLGVIVNEQKMQSFVVNQTELKV; from the coding sequence ATGAGTTCGACCACCAAGATTGCCACCATCCGGACCTACCACCTGCGTGACCATCTCGAGGAACCGTTCGGTTTTTCGCAGTGGTATTACGACACTCGCAACACGCTGTGGGTGGAAATTGTCGCTGAAGACGGAACCGCCGGTTGGGGCGAATGCTACGGTCCGTCGGAGGTCTATCAGACGGCGATCGATCGCTTCTATGCCCCGCGTCTACTTGGCCAGGATGCGTTGGCAACGGACCGGAACTGGCAACTGATGTGGCGAGCTTCTTTGGACTTCGCGCGTGGCGGCGTGATGATGGGCGCGATGTCGGGGATGGATATGGCCCTGTGGGATCTTCGTGGCAAGATCCTGAATCAGTCGGTGTGTGAAATGATGGGCGGGCGACATTCCGATACGGTTCCCTGCTATGCGACCGGTATGTATTTCAAAGAAATGCCGGAAGACGACCTGATTCGATCGATCGTCGATGAGGCATCCACCTATCAGCAGCAGGGCTTTGCAGCGCTAAAAATCAAAGTCGGCAAAAACCCAAACTTTGATACTCAACAAGTCGAATCGCTCCGTCATGCCCTGCCCGATATGACGATGATGGCCGATTCGAATCATGCGTTTGACTTGCCCGAGGCGATCCGCATGGGTCGTGTCTTAGAAGCCAACGACTTCCGATGGTTCGAAGAACCGCTGTCGCCGGAGTTTGAAAATCAGTTTCGACAACTGCAAGACAAATTAGACATTCCGATCGCCACCGGCGAATGCGAACAAACACGATTCGGTTTTGAACGTTTACTCAGGACCGGCGGCGTTCAGATCGCACAGCCCGACCTTGCCTATTGCGGCGGCCCTTCAGAAGCACTGAAGATTCGAACGCTGGCGTCGGCCAAAGGTATCAATGTCATCCCGCATGCTTGGGGGACAATGCTGAACCTGGCTTCGGCAACGCACTTCCTGGCCAGCGGTTATCGCGAACCGGGACGAAAGGAGATCGACGCGTTGATGTTGGAATACGATCGCACTCCGAACGCGCTGCGGGACGAACTTTTCGACATTCCTGTTGTTGTCGAAAACGGCGTGGCGACCGTGCCAACCGGCCCGGGGCTGGGTGTCATCGTCAACGAACAAAAGATGCAATCGTTCGTGGTCAACCAGACAGAACTAAAGGTCTAA
- a CDS encoding family 78 glycoside hydrolase catalytic domain, with protein sequence MKNLRPVFLSALFLWAGSAPSFSDGLQPHSLTVGEGFADPIGFYDPSPVFSWKLPADSGVTSQSAYQIIVTDATHGQATPLWDSGKIVSDQSTWVPYSGPALKSRQRIVWRVRFWDDQGRRSQWSNDATIEMGLLSNSDWKADWIEVKGETAAADEITILKAEYGSREGTSAQVVDVTARLSRAIDRGVIPFPVTNARLGGDPAPDTAKTLWVEFQFNGVAKKATVAENKRFSPLPPWTAHPGYYFRHKFDVRAPIIKARLYGSALGICEFHINGHRVGDDVLSPGYTTYSKRVESLAYDVTDMIREGDNAIGALLGEGWYAGRLLLSKPTELRELNPKLIGQLELTFADGTVETIATNDAWRGTGQGPIRAGGFYHGEDYDATQELGNWNSPDYDDSAWKPTKSTKLDKQRLIVPKRMPPVQCMKQVAAIRLTEPEPGRYVFDFGQNLVGVPDINIPVTKGEKVQIRFAEMLQQDGTLYTENYRSARSQATFQAAKDGTIHYRPSLSFFGFRYVELSGLSAGAKLTKDAVVAKVLHTAFHSSGEFASSHDELNQLQSNIRWGQISNFVDVPTDCPQRDERLGWTGDAQVFLPTSFFNYDVYSFWARWLQSVRDEQNADGEIPHTVPAGGFGYASPGWADVIVTAPWQIYVRTGDPRILHDNYSAMQQWVSVYENRSKNFIPDLKGWGDWLQPYTESDRKGDTAQDLIATAYFGRDARILSWAAEAIGKEDDAARYEKLHASIRKAFTNRYFPENETHVGADTQTACLMGLGYDLIEADQRDRVAGILMRKFKEADRHLRTGFLGTPLLAPVFDELGHPDICYELLFKESYPSWFYSINQGATTMWERWNSYSHADGFGDASMNSFNHYAYGAIGQFMYERVAGLSPDPERPGYKHFFVRPLVGGPLDSASAELETPFGTAKSQWRRSDDGIIVEAVVPPNTTATAELPADGAVDIQHNGQTIDKATADADIVLVMLQPGTHRLEIEKRNDSKESDQIVPPKGGQPAMSFDPQTKLEFASQHVTAEAGWAKATQMPFSDLYRVECDERFTTPSDVKLCVPIDETIQTGDVVLVSYWICRPKAGGQPNNVYLSIGDPSGNGVYQNKLSAYREWKQHVRSFVATETIDASTDVVRFDLGEAGTVVEIADFQLVNYGCAFDIESLPRSTVMYAGREEDAAWRINAWERIEKIRKGDLEIEVVDAQGQPVPNANVHVAMQKHAFGFGNAVNAEMLGAPQSDFPITPKKKIPVSWNDAQKYREIVKQYFDRVTFESELRPHNWQNLSSDSPVWQRRKDILLNRTLPWLLENNIAARGHYIGWAPMDFNAFEKQFIGKPDEHRKWLWGHMADVLPATNQYVKEWDTINHIIGWGQHTYEKEYGSPKIYADIMSEARRLAPNASHAINEGKVLPDGYKREPYKKIIRYLNEQNQGPDMVGFMGHFGLTSLTPPEELLSVFDEFAEIAPRLQLSEFDVDAGDDDELQADYFRDVMIASFSHPNFEAICQWGFWEPLHWKPAAALWRKDWTLKPAGEVFVDLVAKQWWTDETLVTTDDGTCKTRGFLGTYQVTVTSEGMTAEQTAKLKRNGTTLRIQISQ encoded by the coding sequence ATGAAAAACTTGCGACCCGTTTTCCTATCCGCATTGTTTCTATGGGCAGGGTCTGCGCCGAGCTTTTCCGACGGCCTGCAACCTCATTCGCTGACGGTGGGAGAAGGGTTTGCCGACCCGATTGGCTTTTATGATCCTTCACCTGTTTTCTCATGGAAGTTGCCGGCGGATAGCGGTGTGACATCCCAGTCTGCCTATCAGATCATCGTGACAGATGCCACCCACGGTCAGGCAACACCGCTTTGGGATTCAGGAAAGATCGTGTCGGATCAATCCACATGGGTGCCCTACAGTGGTCCGGCGCTAAAGTCTCGCCAGCGAATCGTTTGGCGAGTCCGATTTTGGGATGACCAGGGCCGCCGTTCGCAATGGAGCAATGATGCGACCATTGAGATGGGACTGTTGTCCAATTCCGATTGGAAAGCGGACTGGATTGAGGTCAAAGGCGAAACGGCAGCGGCGGACGAAATCACGATCTTGAAAGCGGAGTACGGAAGTCGTGAAGGAACCTCTGCGCAAGTGGTCGACGTCACGGCCCGACTGTCCAGAGCCATCGATCGCGGCGTTATCCCATTCCCTGTGACGAATGCGAGACTGGGCGGTGATCCGGCGCCGGACACTGCCAAGACCTTGTGGGTCGAATTTCAGTTCAACGGCGTAGCGAAGAAGGCGACCGTAGCGGAGAACAAGCGGTTCAGTCCGTTGCCGCCCTGGACGGCCCACCCCGGTTACTACTTCCGTCACAAATTTGACGTCCGAGCACCGATCATCAAAGCCAGGTTGTATGGATCAGCACTTGGCATCTGTGAATTTCATATCAACGGCCACCGTGTCGGTGATGACGTCCTGAGCCCTGGCTACACAACCTATTCCAAACGAGTGGAATCGTTGGCTTATGACGTGACCGACATGATTCGTGAAGGTGATAACGCCATCGGTGCCCTGCTGGGCGAAGGTTGGTACGCGGGACGATTGTTGCTGAGCAAGCCAACCGAACTTCGAGAGTTGAATCCAAAACTAATTGGTCAACTGGAGCTTACATTCGCAGACGGAACCGTCGAAACGATCGCGACCAACGATGCGTGGCGAGGGACCGGTCAAGGCCCCATTCGGGCAGGCGGCTTTTACCATGGTGAAGACTACGATGCGACGCAAGAGTTGGGCAATTGGAATAGCCCCGACTACGACGATTCCGCTTGGAAACCCACCAAGTCAACCAAGCTGGACAAACAACGTTTGATTGTGCCGAAACGAATGCCGCCGGTCCAATGCATGAAACAAGTTGCGGCGATTCGGCTAACGGAACCCGAACCGGGGCGTTATGTCTTTGACTTCGGCCAAAACCTAGTTGGTGTTCCCGATATCAATATACCCGTAACGAAAGGTGAGAAAGTTCAGATCCGCTTTGCCGAGATGCTTCAACAAGATGGGACGCTGTATACGGAAAACTACCGCAGCGCGCGATCTCAGGCGACTTTCCAGGCTGCCAAGGACGGGACGATCCATTACCGACCCTCATTGTCCTTTTTTGGCTTTCGATACGTGGAACTCAGCGGTTTGTCCGCGGGTGCGAAGCTGACGAAGGATGCGGTGGTCGCGAAGGTCCTACATACCGCGTTTCATTCCAGTGGTGAATTCGCGTCGTCACACGACGAGTTGAATCAACTGCAAAGCAACATCCGCTGGGGTCAAATCAGCAACTTTGTAGACGTCCCGACCGACTGTCCGCAGCGGGATGAACGACTGGGCTGGACCGGTGACGCACAAGTTTTCTTGCCAACGTCGTTCTTCAACTATGACGTCTACTCGTTCTGGGCACGCTGGCTGCAAAGTGTTCGCGACGAGCAAAATGCCGACGGCGAGATCCCGCATACCGTTCCGGCCGGTGGATTCGGCTATGCCAGTCCCGGCTGGGCCGATGTGATCGTGACGGCACCGTGGCAAATTTATGTACGTACAGGCGACCCTAGGATCCTGCATGACAATTATTCCGCGATGCAACAGTGGGTGTCCGTTTACGAAAACCGATCGAAGAACTTCATTCCGGATCTGAAAGGCTGGGGCGATTGGCTGCAGCCGTACACAGAATCGGATCGCAAAGGTGACACGGCTCAAGATCTGATCGCGACGGCCTACTTCGGTCGCGACGCTCGTATTCTGAGTTGGGCCGCCGAGGCCATTGGTAAAGAAGATGACGCGGCGCGTTACGAAAAATTGCATGCATCGATACGAAAGGCATTCACGAATCGTTACTTTCCCGAGAACGAAACTCACGTCGGCGCAGACACCCAAACCGCTTGCTTGATGGGACTCGGCTACGATTTGATCGAAGCTGATCAGCGGGATCGCGTCGCCGGAATCCTAATGAGAAAATTCAAGGAAGCCGACCGACACCTGAGGACTGGATTTTTGGGCACGCCCCTGTTGGCCCCCGTCTTTGATGAACTCGGGCACCCAGATATCTGCTACGAGTTGCTTTTCAAAGAAAGCTATCCGTCGTGGTTCTATTCGATTAATCAGGGTGCGACGACGATGTGGGAACGTTGGAATAGCTACAGCCATGCCGACGGCTTTGGCGACGCCAGCATGAATTCGTTCAACCACTATGCGTACGGCGCGATTGGTCAATTCATGTACGAGCGTGTCGCGGGCCTATCACCTGATCCCGAACGGCCGGGCTACAAGCACTTCTTCGTTCGCCCGCTGGTCGGTGGACCACTCGATTCAGCATCGGCGGAACTTGAAACACCCTTCGGGACTGCCAAGAGCCAATGGCGGCGTTCCGACGACGGGATCATTGTCGAAGCCGTCGTACCGCCGAACACCACAGCAACGGCCGAACTGCCGGCGGACGGAGCGGTCGACATTCAGCACAATGGCCAAACGATTGACAAAGCAACAGCGGATGCGGACATCGTCCTGGTCATGCTGCAGCCGGGAACGCATCGCTTGGAAATTGAAAAGAGAAACGATTCAAAAGAATCGGATCAGATTGTGCCTCCCAAGGGTGGCCAACCCGCGATGTCGTTTGACCCGCAGACCAAACTGGAATTTGCATCCCAGCACGTAACAGCGGAAGCAGGATGGGCAAAAGCAACACAAATGCCATTCAGCGATTTGTACCGGGTTGAATGCGACGAACGCTTCACCACCCCATCCGACGTGAAGCTTTGCGTTCCCATTGACGAAACGATCCAGACTGGCGACGTCGTTCTGGTTTCCTATTGGATCTGTCGCCCCAAAGCGGGCGGCCAACCGAACAACGTGTACCTTTCCATCGGCGACCCGTCTGGAAACGGCGTTTATCAAAACAAGCTGTCCGCATATCGCGAGTGGAAACAACACGTTCGATCGTTCGTGGCGACGGAGACAATCGACGCATCGACCGACGTGGTTCGATTCGATCTTGGGGAAGCGGGCACGGTCGTGGAGATCGCCGATTTCCAACTGGTCAATTATGGCTGTGCCTTTGACATCGAATCGCTGCCGAGATCGACCGTGATGTACGCGGGACGCGAAGAAGATGCTGCATGGCGAATCAACGCGTGGGAACGAATAGAGAAAATTCGCAAGGGCGACTTGGAGATCGAAGTTGTCGACGCCCAGGGACAACCTGTACCCAATGCGAACGTACATGTCGCCATGCAAAAGCACGCCTTTGGGTTTGGGAATGCGGTCAACGCCGAGATGCTGGGCGCACCTCAGAGCGACTTCCCGATCACCCCGAAGAAGAAAATTCCCGTCAGCTGGAACGACGCACAAAAGTACCGCGAAATCGTCAAGCAGTACTTTGACCGCGTGACCTTCGAATCTGAACTTCGGCCGCACAACTGGCAAAACTTGAGTTCGGACAGTCCCGTCTGGCAGCGACGCAAGGACATTTTGCTGAACCGAACTCTGCCATGGTTGCTTGAAAACAACATCGCCGCACGAGGCCACTACATCGGCTGGGCCCCAATGGACTTCAACGCTTTCGAAAAGCAGTTCATCGGCAAACCGGACGAGCACCGCAAGTGGCTCTGGGGACACATGGCCGATGTTCTGCCGGCCACCAACCAGTACGTCAAAGAGTGGGATACGATCAACCACATCATCGGCTGGGGACAGCATACGTACGAGAAGGAATACGGAAGCCCGAAGATTTACGCCGACATCATGTCCGAAGCTCGAAGATTGGCCCCCAATGCATCGCATGCCATCAACGAAGGCAAAGTGCTGCCGGACGGTTACAAACGTGAGCCTTACAAGAAGATCATTCGTTATCTGAACGAACAGAACCAAGGCCCTGACATGGTTGGATTCATGGGGCACTTTGGATTGACATCGCTGACGCCTCCCGAAGAACTGCTGAGTGTTTTCGATGAATTTGCAGAAATCGCGCCCAGACTACAACTGAGCGAGTTTGATGTGGATGCAGGCGATGACGATGAACTCCAAGCCGACTACTTTCGGGACGTTATGATTGCTTCCTTCAGCCATCCGAACTTCGAAGCAATCTGCCAATGGGGATTTTGGGAGCCGTTACATTGGAAACCGGCCGCTGCCTTGTGGCGAAAGGACTGGACACTGAAGCCCGCCGGAGAGGTGTTTGTGGATTTGGTCGCCAAACAATGGTGGACGGACGAAACACTGGTGACGACCGACGATGGAACGTGTAAGACACGCGGTTTTTTGGGCACGTACCAAGTCACGGTCACAAGCGAGGGGATGACGGCGGAACAAACGGCCAAACTGAAACGCAACGGAACAACACTGCGGATACAGATTAGCCAGTAG
- a CDS encoding FadR/GntR family transcriptional regulator produces the protein MKILTIRRNLCGQIVHDLGRQILGGEIQPGQAIPNESVLCERMGVSRTVIREAVKSLAAKGLVRSRAKLGTMVLPSDSWNFLDPDVLEWQAQTDVDGSLLRHLTQFRHGLEPAAAAFAAQCASDDELQAIRDAFQAMEGAVESVEAFLAADLRFHTSILHATGNPFFSPVANVIRAALKSSIRVTNRQSAENRKSIPLHQAVMKAIWDRDSVAADDAMRTLLSDARARIQKAGGGKRRR, from the coding sequence GTGAAGATTTTGACGATTCGCAGAAACCTGTGCGGCCAGATCGTTCACGATCTCGGACGCCAGATCCTGGGAGGCGAGATCCAGCCGGGCCAGGCCATCCCAAACGAAAGCGTGCTGTGCGAGCGGATGGGGGTCAGTCGGACGGTGATCCGAGAAGCCGTCAAGTCATTGGCGGCCAAGGGGTTGGTCCGATCGCGGGCCAAGCTGGGGACCATGGTTTTGCCCAGCGATTCTTGGAATTTCCTGGACCCCGATGTGTTGGAATGGCAGGCCCAAACCGACGTCGACGGAAGTCTGCTGAGGCATTTGACTCAGTTTCGTCACGGTCTTGAGCCAGCCGCCGCGGCGTTTGCCGCCCAGTGTGCCAGCGACGATGAGTTGCAGGCCATTCGTGATGCGTTCCAGGCGATGGAGGGAGCGGTGGAAAGTGTGGAGGCATTTCTGGCGGCGGATCTACGATTTCACACGTCGATTTTGCACGCCACGGGCAACCCCTTTTTCTCTCCGGTCGCCAATGTGATCCGGGCTGCTCTGAAATCCAGCATCCGAGTGACCAATCGCCAATCGGCCGAAAACCGCAAGTCCATTCCGCTGCACCAAGCCGTCATGAAAGCGATCTGGGACCGCGACTCGGTCGCTGCGGATGACGCGATGCGAACGTTGCTGAGCGACGCACGGGCCCGCATCCAAAAAGCGGGCGGCGGTAAGCGACGGCGATGA
- a CDS encoding alpha-amylase family protein: MNPSRVVVVLGMLLVWALALENACGEKPVVTQVENSLVEEAVRKTGVLNEKMEEAKAKGIDVTREESTLWFAQQFLKFADWDESHPSEVAYLFAQYGPYEQQSETLAKEIPEFQRRMVVETLDQAIETLSKVISGKIQRRPVNKIDWRNVKVGDNMLVSHGKPVFLYDYFSKSVGRPLRDGDVYNDHLGAIYHGGENLYPPEYDRAINSFLLKENRDLDLELLREVTGVDDTNVGFLLYWMQGIPEWVEKREPEVRFGRSTFTGFDIDNPLVKEVWGTIARETGALTRGKRVTRLGYILANEPHWHSIASNWTRRTGEMQQISSYTLEGFRQWLRAKYSGDINRLNQNWETQFLGFETVQIQIPISAQTRGTPVFYDWARYNMDRVISWYAMLQGELRKGNPDADTHIKLIPHLYTDDDRAHGIDIESLTQLTSIIGDDAKTRPTRRNYTNAPEPWEQHYAFFWEELCMSYDFMESVAPDSIHINSESHFLSAARWRKLDLSTQYVKCVYWLATLHGMDANFAWFWARDPDGSPEDRLEGELNFADLALAGSFAGSVNQQPHIANAYTQVMLDLNSFSEEVIALRKQRRPLRLFHSETSAINKRSHMTEQFALYEAMFFDGFPVGFATEKIIKTQDNASWDAILIYRTPYVTVAELNALQSYLDQGGTVIVDGEKSLAKDEYGNPHAKRLEAGQGRLVVLKSNPSPQQIRDIALRDIAISMPAFALVEDNGSDRKGCRWQAVKQDDGSYLVSIINLGKHDADLQIVFDHDKPVSVTNLLTGQVVGTDLSLDSQGVALLKIHSQSGN, encoded by the coding sequence ATGAATCCATCCCGTGTCGTCGTTGTCTTGGGCATGCTGCTGGTATGGGCTTTGGCTCTGGAAAACGCTTGCGGTGAGAAGCCGGTTGTGACCCAGGTGGAGAATTCTTTGGTTGAGGAAGCGGTCCGCAAGACGGGCGTGCTGAATGAAAAAATGGAGGAAGCGAAAGCCAAGGGAATCGATGTCACCCGCGAGGAATCAACGCTCTGGTTTGCCCAGCAGTTCTTGAAGTTCGCCGACTGGGATGAAAGCCATCCGAGTGAGGTGGCCTATTTGTTCGCCCAATACGGACCCTACGAACAGCAGAGTGAAACCCTGGCCAAAGAGATCCCTGAGTTTCAACGCCGTATGGTTGTCGAGACACTGGATCAGGCGATCGAAACCCTGTCCAAGGTTATCAGCGGTAAAATCCAAAGACGTCCCGTCAACAAAATCGATTGGCGAAATGTGAAAGTCGGCGACAACATGTTGGTGAGCCATGGCAAGCCGGTGTTTCTTTACGACTACTTTTCAAAATCTGTCGGACGTCCACTTCGTGATGGTGATGTCTATAACGATCACCTGGGAGCAATCTATCACGGCGGCGAAAACCTGTATCCACCCGAATACGATCGTGCGATCAACTCGTTCTTGTTGAAAGAAAATCGCGATCTTGATCTGGAATTGCTGCGTGAAGTGACAGGAGTTGATGACACCAATGTCGGCTTTTTGTTGTATTGGATGCAGGGGATTCCCGAGTGGGTGGAGAAGCGTGAACCCGAGGTGCGTTTTGGCCGCAGCACGTTCACAGGATTTGATATCGACAATCCGTTGGTCAAAGAAGTCTGGGGAACGATCGCCCGAGAAACCGGTGCACTGACTCGTGGGAAAAGGGTGACCCGGCTTGGATACATTCTGGCCAACGAACCGCATTGGCATTCGATCGCAAGCAATTGGACGAGGCGAACCGGCGAGATGCAGCAGATCTCATCCTACACGCTGGAAGGATTCCGCCAGTGGCTGCGTGCAAAGTATTCCGGTGACATCAACCGGCTCAATCAAAATTGGGAGACGCAGTTTTTGGGTTTCGAAACCGTCCAAATCCAAATACCCATCTCTGCACAGACCCGTGGCACGCCGGTCTTTTACGATTGGGCACGCTACAACATGGACCGGGTCATTTCCTGGTATGCGATGCTTCAGGGTGAGTTGCGAAAGGGCAATCCGGATGCGGACACTCACATCAAACTCATTCCTCACCTCTACACCGACGACGATCGCGCGCACGGAATTGACATCGAATCGTTGACACAGTTGACGTCCATCATTGGTGATGATGCTAAAACGCGACCGACACGACGCAACTATACGAACGCACCCGAACCGTGGGAACAGCATTATGCGTTTTTCTGGGAAGAGCTCTGTATGTCCTACGACTTCATGGAATCCGTCGCACCGGACAGCATCCACATCAATTCAGAATCGCATTTTCTGTCGGCAGCGCGTTGGCGCAAGCTCGATCTTTCGACGCAATACGTGAAGTGTGTCTATTGGCTGGCAACGCTTCACGGAATGGACGCCAATTTCGCTTGGTTCTGGGCTCGTGACCCTGATGGTTCGCCGGAAGACCGTTTGGAGGGCGAGCTGAACTTCGCAGATCTGGCGTTAGCAGGATCTTTCGCAGGTTCGGTCAACCAACAGCCACACATCGCCAACGCCTATACCCAGGTCATGTTGGATTTGAATAGCTTTTCCGAAGAAGTCATTGCTTTGCGAAAGCAGCGTCGTCCGTTGCGATTGTTCCACTCGGAAACATCGGCCATCAACAAACGTTCGCACATGACCGAGCAGTTTGCTTTGTACGAAGCGATGTTCTTTGACGGTTTTCCGGTGGGGTTTGCAACGGAAAAGATCATCAAGACCCAAGACAATGCGTCTTGGGATGCCATTCTCATTTACCGCACGCCGTATGTGACAGTTGCGGAACTCAATGCTTTGCAATCGTATCTGGACCAAGGCGGGACAGTGATTGTGGATGGAGAGAAAAGCCTGGCCAAAGACGAGTACGGTAACCCACATGCTAAGCGTCTTGAAGCCGGCCAAGGCAGGCTGGTTGTACTGAAGAGCAACCCAAGTCCACAGCAGATTCGTGACATTGCCCTCCGCGACATTGCCATCAGCATGCCTGCCTTCGCATTGGTCGAAGACAACGGCAGTGATCGCAAGGGCTGTCGTTGGCAAGCGGTCAAACAGGACGACGGCAGCTATCTGGTCAGCATCATCAACCTGGGCAAGCACGACGCCGATTTGCAGATTGTCTTCGATCACGACAAGCCGGTCTCCGTAACGAACTTGTTGACAGGTCAAGTCGTTGGGACCGACTTGTCTTTGGATTCACAAGGCGTGGCACTGCTAAAGATTCATTCGCAATCAGGCAACTGA
- a CDS encoding sulfatase-like hydrolase/transferase — MSVVFALPLRAETHSDPAKPNIILILADDLGFNQIGAYGDTPIKTPILDQLAKDGIRFTNAYSGNTVCSPSRVSLLTGRDGRLLHDNSNKVQLRDIDVTLAHVLKYAGYDTALFGKYSVGSQMGVTDPLAMGFDTWYGMYSILEGHRQYPQFLWRDGQKIRIGENEGGRKGAYAQELFANKAIDYIAQQHRNPFFVMLNFSSPHAELAAPEEFVAPYRKIFDETRYLGMSTGEPADKYAWYYPEPVDQPRATLAGMVTALDAYIGRIVERLRKLGIADNTLILFTSDNGPHDEGGGDPEFFKAAAPYRGMKRDLFDGGIHVPMIIHWPARIRTGRVDDTPWAFADVLPTLAELAGVSLTSVPRVQTNGTSIDRRLSDSPQPIGERMLYWEFGKQAGDPNSGIVGEVFQAAREGRWKAVRYGLNRPIQIYDLESDPGERTELSDQRPDLHQKFQEFFETYAR, encoded by the coding sequence ATGAGCGTCGTATTTGCCTTGCCGCTGCGAGCGGAAACGCATAGCGATCCGGCCAAGCCGAACATCATTCTGATCCTCGCCGACGACCTGGGTTTCAATCAAATCGGAGCCTACGGCGACACACCGATCAAAACTCCGATCCTGGATCAATTGGCCAAAGATGGGATTCGATTCACCAACGCATACTCGGGAAACACCGTCTGTTCTCCATCACGGGTGTCGCTGCTGACCGGACGAGACGGACGCCTGCTGCACGACAATTCCAACAAAGTCCAACTGCGTGACATCGACGTGACGCTCGCTCACGTTTTGAAGTACGCGGGTTACGACACCGCCCTATTCGGCAAATACTCGGTCGGATCGCAGATGGGCGTGACCGATCCGTTGGCGATGGGTTTCGACACATGGTACGGCATGTATTCGATCCTCGAAGGCCATCGACAATACCCCCAGTTTCTGTGGCGCGATGGCCAAAAGATCCGTATCGGTGAAAATGAAGGCGGCCGCAAAGGTGCCTATGCGCAAGAGCTGTTTGCCAACAAGGCCATCGATTACATCGCGCAGCAACATCGAAACCCGTTCTTCGTGATGCTAAATTTTTCATCGCCGCACGCGGAACTGGCGGCACCCGAGGAATTCGTCGCCCCCTACCGGAAAATCTTTGACGAAACGCGTTACTTGGGTATGTCCACTGGTGAACCGGCCGACAAATATGCTTGGTATTACCCCGAACCCGTTGACCAACCACGGGCGACTTTGGCTGGCATGGTGACCGCATTGGATGCGTACATCGGACGAATCGTCGAACGGCTTCGGAAACTGGGCATTGCGGACAACACGCTGATTCTATTCACCTCTGATAACGGACCGCACGATGAGGGTGGTGGTGATCCCGAGTTTTTCAAAGCTGCCGCGCCCTACCGAGGCATGAAACGGGACTTGTTTGACGGAGGCATCCATGTGCCGATGATCATCCATTGGCCCGCCAGAATCCGAACGGGACGAGTGGATGACACGCCGTGGGCCTTTGCGGATGTGCTTCCGACTCTTGCCGAACTGGCCGGCGTGTCGCTGACCTCAGTCCCCCGCGTTCAAACCAACGGAACCTCCATTGATCGCCGCTTAAGCGATTCACCACAACCGATCGGCGAACGGATGCTGTATTGGGAATTCGGCAAACAGGCCGGCGACCCAAACTCGGGAATCGTCGGCGAGGTGTTTCAAGCGGCACGCGAGGGCCGATGGAAAGCCGTGCGTTACGGGTTGAACCGACCAATACAAATCTATGATCTTGAATCCGACCCTGGCGAACGGACGGAGCTTTCCGATCAGCGACCAGATCTGCACCAGAAATTCCAAGAGTTTTTCGAGACGTACGCCCGCTAG